The following proteins are co-located in the Choristoneura fumiferana chromosome 23, NRCan_CFum_1, whole genome shotgun sequence genome:
- the Rim2 gene encoding replication in mitochondria 2 isoform X1 — protein sequence MSQRDTAIHLLAGGVAGTAGAVVTCPLEVVKTRLQSSKGVGAPPPPPPSSDNNAARSKRVCSKIPKHQRSGNGGARGAKNPRQTPGFMVDASRFQQKQLKVYEVQQCARAGHARTTSRMSLIQCIRHIVQTEGPKALFKGLGPNIVGVAPSRAIYFCTYSQAKAILNQNIAPDTPIVHLSAASAAGFVSCTMTNPIWFVKTRLQLDGQNVTAVQCIKRIYTKMGIKGFYKGITASYMGISETVVHFVLYEGVKARLMAARTADGIPPDQRSPKDFLEFMAAGAFSKTVASCIAYPHEVARTRLREEGDKYRKFWQTLHTVWMEEGYRGVYRGLGIQLVRQIPNTAIMMSTYEAVVYLLTTHFNSSFYENT from the exons ATGTCTCAAAGGGATACTGCAATACATCTTCTGGCTGGAGG AGTGGCTGGAACTGCGGGAGCGGTGGTGACATGCCCACTTGAAGTTGTTAAGACTCGCCTGCAGTCGTCGAAGGGTGTTGGGGCACCGCCGCCGCCACCCCCCTCTTCCGACAATAATGCTGCCAGGTCGAAGAGAGTTTGTTCTAAAATTCCTAAGCATCAG CGGTCCGGTAACGGCGGGGCAAGGGGCGCTAAGAATCCCCGGCAGACGCCCGGcttcatggtggatgcaagccgcttccaacagaAGCAGCTGAAGGTCTATGag GTGCAGCAGTGCGCCCGCGCAGGCCACGCGCGAACCACCTCGCGAATGAGCCTCATACAATGCATCAG GCACATTGTCCAAACTGAGGGCCCGAAGGCGTTGTTCAAAGGCTTAGGACCGAACATTGTCGGCGTCGCTCCCTCTAGGGCTATATACTTCTGCACATACTCCCAAGCCAAGGCTATATTAAACCAGAACATTGCTCCCGACACACCCATCGTCCATCTATCTGCCGCCAGTGCTGCAG GTTTCGTATCTTGTACGATGACAAACCCGATATGGTTCGTCAAAACCAGACTACAACTGGACGGACAAAATGTGACAGCTGTGCAGTGTATAAAAAGGATATACACTAAAATG GGCATAAAAGGCTTCTACAAAGGCATCACAGCATCCTACATGGGCATCAGCGAGACAGTGGTCCACTTCGTGCTGTACGAGGGCGTGAAGGCTCGGTTGATGGCGGCGCGTACGGCGGACGGCATCCCCCCCGACCAGCGCTCGCCGAAGGACTTCCTCGAGTTCATGGCTGCGGGAGCCTTCTCTAAGACCGTCGCTTCCTGTATTGCTTATCCGCATg AGGTCGCAAGGACACGGCTGAGGGAAGAAGGCGACAAATACCGCAAATTCTGGCAAACTCTTCACACCGTGTGGATGGAAGAGGGGTACCGCGGAGTTTATAG GGGTCTTGGCATACAACTGGTCCGGCAGATACCAAACACAGCGATCATGATGTCAACGTACGAAGCAGTTGTGTATCTCCTGACTACCCACTTCAACAGTTCTTTTTATGAGAACACCTAG
- the Rim2 gene encoding replication in mitochondria 2 isoform X3 — translation MSQRDTAIHLLAGGVAGTAGAVVTCPLEVVKTRLQSSKGVGAPPPPPPSSDNNAARSKRVCSKIPKHQVQQCARAGHARTTSRMSLIQCIRHIVQTEGPKALFKGLGPNIVGVAPSRAIYFCTYSQAKAILNQNIAPDTPIVHLSAASAAGFVSCTMTNPIWFVKTRLQLDGQNVTAVQCIKRIYTKMGIKGFYKGITASYMGISETVVHFVLYEGVKARLMAARTADGIPPDQRSPKDFLEFMAAGAFSKTVASCIAYPHEVARTRLREEGDKYRKFWQTLHTVWMEEGYRGVYRGLGIQLVRQIPNTAIMMSTYEAVVYLLTTHFNSSFYENT, via the exons ATGTCTCAAAGGGATACTGCAATACATCTTCTGGCTGGAGG AGTGGCTGGAACTGCGGGAGCGGTGGTGACATGCCCACTTGAAGTTGTTAAGACTCGCCTGCAGTCGTCGAAGGGTGTTGGGGCACCGCCGCCGCCACCCCCCTCTTCCGACAATAATGCTGCCAGGTCGAAGAGAGTTTGTTCTAAAATTCCTAAGCATCAG GTGCAGCAGTGCGCCCGCGCAGGCCACGCGCGAACCACCTCGCGAATGAGCCTCATACAATGCATCAG GCACATTGTCCAAACTGAGGGCCCGAAGGCGTTGTTCAAAGGCTTAGGACCGAACATTGTCGGCGTCGCTCCCTCTAGGGCTATATACTTCTGCACATACTCCCAAGCCAAGGCTATATTAAACCAGAACATTGCTCCCGACACACCCATCGTCCATCTATCTGCCGCCAGTGCTGCAG GTTTCGTATCTTGTACGATGACAAACCCGATATGGTTCGTCAAAACCAGACTACAACTGGACGGACAAAATGTGACAGCTGTGCAGTGTATAAAAAGGATATACACTAAAATG GGCATAAAAGGCTTCTACAAAGGCATCACAGCATCCTACATGGGCATCAGCGAGACAGTGGTCCACTTCGTGCTGTACGAGGGCGTGAAGGCTCGGTTGATGGCGGCGCGTACGGCGGACGGCATCCCCCCCGACCAGCGCTCGCCGAAGGACTTCCTCGAGTTCATGGCTGCGGGAGCCTTCTCTAAGACCGTCGCTTCCTGTATTGCTTATCCGCATg AGGTCGCAAGGACACGGCTGAGGGAAGAAGGCGACAAATACCGCAAATTCTGGCAAACTCTTCACACCGTGTGGATGGAAGAGGGGTACCGCGGAGTTTATAG GGGTCTTGGCATACAACTGGTCCGGCAGATACCAAACACAGCGATCATGATGTCAACGTACGAAGCAGTTGTGTATCTCCTGACTACCCACTTCAACAGTTCTTTTTATGAGAACACCTAG
- the Rim2 gene encoding replication in mitochondria 2 isoform X2, which translates to MSQRDTAIHLLAGGVAGTAGAVVTCPLEVVKTRLQSSKGVGAPPPPPPSSDNNAARSKRVCSKIPKHQEAKWGYRRTMGAMFAYSKQADRMLMSYNCQVQQCARAGHARTTSRMSLIQCIRHIVQTEGPKALFKGLGPNIVGVAPSRAIYFCTYSQAKAILNQNIAPDTPIVHLSAASAAGFVSCTMTNPIWFVKTRLQLDGQNVTAVQCIKRIYTKMGIKGFYKGITASYMGISETVVHFVLYEGVKARLMAARTADGIPPDQRSPKDFLEFMAAGAFSKTVASCIAYPHEVARTRLREEGDKYRKFWQTLHTVWMEEGYRGVYRGLGIQLVRQIPNTAIMMSTYEAVVYLLTTHFNSSFYENT; encoded by the exons ATGTCTCAAAGGGATACTGCAATACATCTTCTGGCTGGAGG AGTGGCTGGAACTGCGGGAGCGGTGGTGACATGCCCACTTGAAGTTGTTAAGACTCGCCTGCAGTCGTCGAAGGGTGTTGGGGCACCGCCGCCGCCACCCCCCTCTTCCGACAATAATGCTGCCAGGTCGAAGAGAGTTTGTTCTAAAATTCCTAAGCATCAG GAGGCTAAATGGGGCTACAGACGTACGATGGGCGCGATGTTTGCATACAGCAAGCAGGCAGATCGCATGCTGATGTCCTACAATTGTCAGGTGCAGCAGTGCGCCCGCGCAGGCCACGCGCGAACCACCTCGCGAATGAGCCTCATACAATGCATCAG GCACATTGTCCAAACTGAGGGCCCGAAGGCGTTGTTCAAAGGCTTAGGACCGAACATTGTCGGCGTCGCTCCCTCTAGGGCTATATACTTCTGCACATACTCCCAAGCCAAGGCTATATTAAACCAGAACATTGCTCCCGACACACCCATCGTCCATCTATCTGCCGCCAGTGCTGCAG GTTTCGTATCTTGTACGATGACAAACCCGATATGGTTCGTCAAAACCAGACTACAACTGGACGGACAAAATGTGACAGCTGTGCAGTGTATAAAAAGGATATACACTAAAATG GGCATAAAAGGCTTCTACAAAGGCATCACAGCATCCTACATGGGCATCAGCGAGACAGTGGTCCACTTCGTGCTGTACGAGGGCGTGAAGGCTCGGTTGATGGCGGCGCGTACGGCGGACGGCATCCCCCCCGACCAGCGCTCGCCGAAGGACTTCCTCGAGTTCATGGCTGCGGGAGCCTTCTCTAAGACCGTCGCTTCCTGTATTGCTTATCCGCATg AGGTCGCAAGGACACGGCTGAGGGAAGAAGGCGACAAATACCGCAAATTCTGGCAAACTCTTCACACCGTGTGGATGGAAGAGGGGTACCGCGGAGTTTATAG GGGTCTTGGCATACAACTGGTCCGGCAGATACCAAACACAGCGATCATGATGTCAACGTACGAAGCAGTTGTGTATCTCCTGACTACCCACTTCAACAGTTCTTTTTATGAGAACACCTAG
- the Rim2 gene encoding replication in mitochondria 2 isoform X4, which produces MGAMFAYSKQADRMLMSYNCQVQQCARAGHARTTSRMSLIQCIRHIVQTEGPKALFKGLGPNIVGVAPSRAIYFCTYSQAKAILNQNIAPDTPIVHLSAASAAGFVSCTMTNPIWFVKTRLQLDGQNVTAVQCIKRIYTKMGIKGFYKGITASYMGISETVVHFVLYEGVKARLMAARTADGIPPDQRSPKDFLEFMAAGAFSKTVASCIAYPHEVARTRLREEGDKYRKFWQTLHTVWMEEGYRGVYRGLGIQLVRQIPNTAIMMSTYEAVVYLLTTHFNSSFYENT; this is translated from the exons ATGGGCGCGATGTTTGCATACAGCAAGCAGGCAGATCGCATGCTGATGTCCTACAATTGTCAGGTGCAGCAGTGCGCCCGCGCAGGCCACGCGCGAACCACCTCGCGAATGAGCCTCATACAATGCATCAG GCACATTGTCCAAACTGAGGGCCCGAAGGCGTTGTTCAAAGGCTTAGGACCGAACATTGTCGGCGTCGCTCCCTCTAGGGCTATATACTTCTGCACATACTCCCAAGCCAAGGCTATATTAAACCAGAACATTGCTCCCGACACACCCATCGTCCATCTATCTGCCGCCAGTGCTGCAG GTTTCGTATCTTGTACGATGACAAACCCGATATGGTTCGTCAAAACCAGACTACAACTGGACGGACAAAATGTGACAGCTGTGCAGTGTATAAAAAGGATATACACTAAAATG GGCATAAAAGGCTTCTACAAAGGCATCACAGCATCCTACATGGGCATCAGCGAGACAGTGGTCCACTTCGTGCTGTACGAGGGCGTGAAGGCTCGGTTGATGGCGGCGCGTACGGCGGACGGCATCCCCCCCGACCAGCGCTCGCCGAAGGACTTCCTCGAGTTCATGGCTGCGGGAGCCTTCTCTAAGACCGTCGCTTCCTGTATTGCTTATCCGCATg AGGTCGCAAGGACACGGCTGAGGGAAGAAGGCGACAAATACCGCAAATTCTGGCAAACTCTTCACACCGTGTGGATGGAAGAGGGGTACCGCGGAGTTTATAG GGGTCTTGGCATACAACTGGTCCGGCAGATACCAAACACAGCGATCATGATGTCAACGTACGAAGCAGTTGTGTATCTCCTGACTACCCACTTCAACAGTTCTTTTTATGAGAACACCTAG
- the LOC141441060 gene encoding guided entry of tail-anchored proteins factor 1, with amino-acid sequence MLEVINGFLLIYFVVLCTISTLVPHMVKPIAACFARPSNEERTIWAEVVRLKAEQKNISMKEEFAAYHKLQRKINELENRLKDNTQSRMSKSLAIKSSVNLVVQALVALVIVVSVIWFRREPIVALEGNLFPLTTMLRYPSDMPNAISTHVWVMISNLSIRALLKPIVS; translated from the exons ATGTTGGAGGTTATAAATGGATTCCTTTTAATCTACTTTGTTGTATTATGCACAATCAGTACTTTAGTGCCTCATATGGTAAAACCA attgcAGCATGCTTCGCTAGACCGTCCAATGAGGAACGAACAATTTGGGCTGAAGTTGTAAGACTGAAAgctgaacaaaaaaatatatctatgaAGGAAGAGTTTGCAGCATACCATAAGTTACAACGTAAAATTAACGAATTGGAAAACAGATTGAAGGACAACACCCAATCACGGATGAGCAAGAGTCTGGCTATCAAGAGCTCAGTTAATTTAGTGGTTCAGGCTCTGGTGGCACTAGTCATTGTAGTGTCCGTCATTTGGTTCCGGCGTGAGCCAATAGTGGCACTAGAAGGGAACCTATTTCCCTTAACAACAATGCTACGATATCCAAGCGACATGCCTAATGCTATCTCAACCCATGTTTGGGTGATGATCTCAAATCTTTCAATTAGGGCCTTATTGAAACCCATTGTatcgtaa
- the LOC141441040 gene encoding glutathione S-transferase C-terminal domain-containing protein homolog: protein MDHVVYLETYVNYEEYKTSCLLRIPLESLITYCVYKFCNPENIHIVFVHVSKDPEKCDIAVKVPDIDAVNFTENVVWQASCILPVLINGDTVITGLCAVARHMALYRSLPPSLLEHVDGILGFRSGCLQAPNEVSIWTKFCEVDLVKTLKETLTTNTLQEVPINLVRFENHLRKPVSVHNVYKIARDMKKKEVLKSEKAKQQEERKEKVKTDRVPKVRNWKSSVSKKFAIDSSVKIQDLDITHQFAEGPFLTLADIILLPLYFIMLKLVGDKLESKLPLTFKWFKNVQGLPELSTIIGVLSTLEQKELIVDNCSITIPVAEDVSLYKRDPKRHNPKKRQFTKAVDIENALSSLVDGMQVDVDSKDFSNGIDWSKIPDGANPSAGHLPDERMVRKAQQLENLASAVQSISKDGDLIVDFCSGSGHLGILIAHLMPKCTVILLENKEQSLLRARKRVHDMGLKNVYFFQCNLDFFIGKFDVGVGLHACGIASDLILDKCLQCNANFVLCPCCYGSLHATDRLVYPKSKAFSSVTLEQYLTVGHAADQTHEGCPLTARGDWCMAVMDSDRLRLAKEYGYEVSLSRLTPLSCTPKNNLLIGVSSKNKIKV from the coding sequence atggaTCATGTGGTGTATTTAGAAACTTACGTAAATTACGAAGAGTACAAGACATCATGCTTGTTAAGAATACCATTGGAGTCCTTAATAACTTACTGTGTTTACAAATTTTGCAATCCTGAAAATATTCATATAGTGTTTGTTCACGTCTCGAAAGACCCAGAAAAGTGCGATATTGCAGTAAAGGTGCCTGATATTGACGCTGTAAATTTTACTGAAAACGTAGTTTGGCAAGCATCATGTATTTTGCCAGTCTTAATCAATGGGGACACTGTTATAACAGGTCTATGTGCCGTGGCCCGGCATATGGCCTTGTACCGATCTCTGCCTCCAAGTCTCTTGGAACATGTTGATGGCATTCTCGGATTTCGTAGTGGCTGTCTTCAAGCACCAAATGAAGTATCAATATGGACCAAATTTTGTGAAGTAGATTTGGTGAAGACATTAAAGGAAACACTCACTACAAACACATTGCAAGAAGTCCCAATAAACCTGGTAAGATTTGAAAATCACTTGAGAAAACCAGTCAGTGTTCAtaatgtttataaaatagcaaGAGATATGAAGAAAAAAGAAGTACTGAAATCTGAAAAAGCAAAGCAacaagaagaaagaaaagaaaaagtgAAAACAGATAGGGTGCCCAAAGTTCGGAATTGGAAATCATCTGTCAGCAAGAAATTTGCTATAGACAGTTCTGTTAAAATTCAAGATCTGGATATTACTCATCAGTTTGCTGAGGGACCATTTTTGACATTAGCTGATATAATCCTCTTGCCATTATACTTCATAATGCTTAAATTGGTTGGTGATAAACTTGAATCAAAACTACCACTGACATTCAAATGGTTCAAGAATGTTCAAGGATTACCAGAACTGTCTACAATAATTGGTGTCCTTAGTACTCTTGAACAGAAAGAATTGATTGTTGACAATTGTAGTATAACCATACCTGTTGCTGAAGATGTCAGCTTGTATAAGCGTGACCCTAAGAGGCATAACCCTAAGAAGAGACAGTTCACTAAAGCAGTAGACATTGAGAATGCTCTTAGCTCCCTAGTAGATGGAATGCAAGTAGATGTTGAtagtaaagatttttcaaatggaATAGATTGGAGCAAAATCCCTGACGGAGCTAACCCTAGTGCTGGACATTTACCTGATGAAAGGATGGTCAGAAAAGCACAACAACTGGAAAACCTTGCTTCAGCTGTTCAGAGTATATCCAAAGATGGAGACTTAATAGTTGACTTCTGCAGCGGGAGTGGACATTTAGGGATTCTTATTGCACACCTAATGCCGAAATGtactgttattttattagaaaataaggAACAGTCGTTGCTCAGAGCCAGAAAGAGAGTACATGACATgggcttaaaaaatgtttacttctTTCAATGCAATTTAGATTTCTTTATAGGAAAATTTGATGTTGGGGTAGGATTGCATGCCTGTGGGATTGCAAGCGATTTAATTTTAGacaaatgtttgcaatgtaatGCTAATTTTGTTCTGTGTCCATGTTGTTATGGATCATTACATGCAACTGACAGATTAGTTTATCCAAAAAGCAAGGCCTTTAGCTCTGTTACTTTAGAGCAGTACTTGACTGTGGGGCATGCAGCAGACCAGACCCATGAGGGGTGCCCGCTCACAGCAAGAGGCGACTGGTGCATGGCAGTTATGGACTCTGATCGTCTCCGCTTAGCCAAGGAGTATGGCTATGAAGTCTCATTATCAAGGCTCACACCTCTCTCATGTAcacctaaaaataatttattgatagGTGTatcttctaaaaataaaattaaagtttaa